A stretch of DNA from Calditrichota bacterium:
GTCGACCTCATCCCAGTTTGCACCCAGCGTCTTCTCGTTATAGATGACACCTTTCATCTGAATCAAATCAATCAGCCCGGTAAACATATCGCCGGAACCAATTGGAATTTGAATGGGAACGGGGTTCCCTCCCAGACGTTCCTTGATCGCCCGAACCACAGCAAAAAAATCGGCTCCGGAGCGGTCCATTTTATTCACAAAGGCGATACGCGGAACGTTGTATTTATCGGCCTGTCGCCACACGGTTTCGGACTGGGGTTCCACCCCGCCGACCCCACAAAAAACCGCAATAGCTCCGTCCAGCACACGCAGCGATCGTTCGACCTCTGCGGTAAAATCCACATGCCCCGGCGTGTCGATAATATTGATTCGGTGTTTTTTCCAGAAAGATGTTACCGAAGCGGAGGTAATCGTAATGCCCCGCTCCTTCTCCTGTTCCATCCAATCGGTGGTAGCTGCCCCCTCATGCACCTCACCCATGCGGTGAATCCGGCCGGTATAGTACAGAATCCGCTCAGTTGTCGTTGTTTTTCCCGCATCGATATGAGCCATAATGCCAATATTGCGGGTTTTTTCTATGGGAAATTCTCGTTTCATTTAGTAAACTTTAAAGCCTTTCGTCTTTTTTGCTACCACCTAAAATGAGCAAATGCCTTGTTCGCTTCTGCCATTTTATGTGTATCTTCTCTCTTTTTAATAGAAGCCCCTTCCTTCCGCGAAGCGGCAATCAGCTCGGCCGCAAGTTTCTCGGCCATCGTTTTTTCATTTCGTGCCCGCGAATATTGAATGAGCCACCGCATGGCCAATGCAATACTCCGGTCAGTCGGCACCTCAATGGGAACCTGATAGGTCGCTCCGCCAACCCGCCGGGATTTCACCTCTAAAATCGGGCGAACATTTGTAATGGCCTTTTCAAAAACCTCCAGACCGCTCTGATCTGTTTTCTGTTCTACAATATCGAGAGCCGTATAGAGGATTTTTTCGGCAATACTCTTTTTCCCGCGGCGCATAATTGCATTCGTAAATTTTGCAACCAACTTATTGTGAAATTTGGGATCGGGCAAAATCTCCCGTTTGGTTACTTTTCTTCGCCTTGGCATGAAAACTCCATTTATTTTTTGACCCTACGTCTGAATTTAGATTACCCTTGACACTGAAAACCCCCTGAAGAGGGGATTTTCGATACAAAACAAAAATCTTAACCTCGACTCAGACCAAAATGATTCATCTTCGATCGATCATTTTAACTGTTTCTCTGGGCGAGGCGTTTCCAAATAATCGGATTTTATAATTCCGATTATTTTTATTTTTTCTTCTTCGTTCCGTATTTAGACCTACCGTTACTGCGACCGTCCACACCAGCAGTGTCTAACGCACCTCGTATGATATGATATCGCACGCCCGGTAAATCCTTCACTCTACCACCTCTGATCAGTACAATTGAATGTTCTTGTAAATTGTGACCTTCGCCGGGAATATAGGCTGTCACCTCAATCCCATTCGTTAGCCGTACACGGGCCACTTTCCGCAAAGCCGAATTCGGCTTCTTGGGAGTTGACGTGTACACACGCGTACAGACGCCCCGTTTCTGGGGATTTGCTTTCAGCGCAGGGACCTTATTCTTTTTGATAACCTTTTCCCTGCCAGACCGCACCAGTTGATTAATTGTTGGCAAATTATTCCTCCTGACAAACGAAATATAAATTTAATAAATTATTTCTTCTTTGTCAATAAATTTTTTAAATTTATTCAATTTATTTCATAGGGTTATCGGCCCCTCAATTGGCAATTTTCGCCTCAGGAACAGTGGGTTCCGCCGATTCTCCTTCCGATTCATCTCCCTTGTAAGAAACCATCAGATCGCCATATTTATTGAGTCCGGTACCTGCCGGAATCAAATTCCCCATAATGACATTTTCCTTCAGACCATACAACGTATCCACCTTGCCGGCGATCGCCGCATCGGCCAAAACCCGGGTTGTTTCCTGGAAGGAAGCCGCTGAGATAAAGCTCTCTGTTGAAAGAGATGCCTTTGTGATTCCCAGAAGCACGGGCTTGAATGTGGCCGGTTTGGGCTGCCGGGCCTTTGCCTGCCGCTTACCGGCTTTTTCAAGGCGCTCATTCAGCCGGTCAAATTCCTCGCGTTCCAGAATCTGATTTACCCTGAATTTTGAATCGCCCGGTTCGGTAATAACCACCTTGGACAACAACTTGTCGTTATCCTGCAAGAATCGAATCTTGTCTACAAGATCCCCTTCAAGGTACCGGGTATCACCGGGGTCTTCCACACGCACCTTCTGAAGCATCTGCCGGACAATAACCTCAATGTGCTTATCATTGATGCGCACACCCTGGAGGCGGTAAACTTCCTGGATTTCATTTACCAGATATTCCTGAACCCGGTTGGGACCCAAAATGTTCAGGATGTCCTGAGGAGCGACAGAGCCCTCAGTAAGTTTTTCACCGGCCGAAACCGGATCGCCGTCGTGCACCAGAACATGCTTGCCGTAAGGAATCACATAAATGCGCTTGTCCAGGCCATCTTTCGAGGTGACAATAATTTTTCGCACCCCGCGGCGAACTTCACCGAATTCCACAACACCGTCAATTTCACTGACGATAGCCGGTTCTTTGGGCCGCCGCGCCTCGAACAACTCGGCCACTCTCGGCAAACCGCCTGTAATGTCACGGGTTTTGGCAATTTCGCGCGGAATTTTTACCAGAATATCACCGGGTTTGACCTTCTGACCATCCGCCACAATCAAGAATGAGTGCGTGGGGATGATGTGTGTTTCCAGCGCATTCCCCTCTTCATCCGTAATAACCAGTTGGGGACTCAGATTCCGATTGTGCGTATCGACAATGACCCGCTGTTTGCGTCCCGTGGTTTCATCCAGCTCTTCCTTAAACGTGACATTTTCAACGATGTCTTCGTACCGGACCAACCCTCGTTTCCCTGCAATAATCGTCGCCGAGTAGGGATCCCATTCGAACAGAACGTCACCCTTTTTAATCTTTTGTCCATCTTTAATAAGAATTTTGGCGCTGTAGGGAACCGTATACTGGGAAACCATCCGATTGTTTTCATCAATAATCCGAATTCGGCCGTTTCGTCTGGCAGAAATCAACGCGCCGTCTTCTTGTTGCAGAATTTTTAAATGTTCGAATTGAACCGTTCCTTCACTCTTGGAA
This window harbors:
- a CDS encoding 30S ribosomal protein S12; its protein translation is MPTINQLVRSGREKVIKKNKVPALKANPQKRGVCTRVYTSTPKKPNSALRKVARVRLTNGIEVTAYIPGEGHNLQEHSIVLIRGGRVKDLPGVRYHIIRGALDTAGVDGRSNGRSKYGTKKKK
- the rpsG gene encoding 30S ribosomal protein S7, whose amino-acid sequence is MPRRRKVTKREILPDPKFHNKLVAKFTNAIMRRGKKSIAEKILYTALDIVEQKTDQSGLEVFEKAITNVRPILEVKSRRVGGATYQVPIEVPTDRSIALAMRWLIQYSRARNEKTMAEKLAAELIAASRKEGASIKKREDTHKMAEANKAFAHFRW